In a single window of the Botrytis cinerea B05.10 chromosome 12, complete sequence genome:
- the BcdcL1 gene encoding BcdcL1, with the protein METNRNQQTGRKGVTPSAEEDLLSFDDIVTAVPPTILSSSVAPYTSRDKIPSASGNGDAIADVSSGYLKQATVSSHSAQVRSSSNGNQGDAKSSPSLSPDSKLEFIFGPPLREPEKPFFNKSSYSFRDSSLFAQQPFTNFGQGLSSLIVNTAKPLLEASLVDESLRSSSPDLIQFTPPKQNLPKEEREKAKTLQIHASKSNSSSFAFLSLNPFSSSSLPRTTGGLSRNRASSSMENSRTLDPKILKPVIINNHQGECFQEASRTGIPQADTFDKSSLAKTADMDLSPVSHHADVLATTVTAQHSAIAAQNAAQSSKMPGPEAFLLAEKDEAGSPVVISLGSANQIPSGNISLQLDSPSLENHSPNVTPINKVPTPFALSTRTTDDVFAELRRPLHPQAIQSQIDIKTSSCVDSYNTNDEILDNNQGSNQKDLHVVEKDKEEEEEEDMNQAIPDIKRISARKQKNAAIFDVFLKEATKLPKTEKTSHANDEAIQSTRWLIDQAEKQHIIESPRDYQLELFEKAKKQNIIAVLDTGSGKTFIAVLLLRWIIDQELEDRAIGKPHRVSFFLVDSVTLCHQQHSVLRNNLNQPTDMICGLMGTDLSDHIKWKKRLDTNMVIVCTAEILRQCLHHSFVTMAQINLLIFDEAHHAKKDHPYARIIKDFYRNDTEKDIALPKIFGMTASPVDARDNVKKAAEELEGLLHSQICTAEDPSLLQYSIKGKPETLAYYDPLGPKFNTPLYLQMLPLLKDNPIFRKPFVFGTEASRTLGSWCVDQIWTFCLQEEESKKLQARTEQAHHKKRVPEPLEVLEKRKEQLEQAKSIVENHTFEPPHFASRLLDDFTTKVHYSNNLSTKVVALLSILKDRFQRPTNDKCIVFVKERYTARLLASLLSTPEAGTPFLKAAPLVGTTSASAGEMHITFRSQTLTMHNFRNGKINCLIATSVAEEGLDIPDCNLVVRFDLYNTVIQYIQSRGRARHINSRYYHMVESHNEEQIRTIKEVLKHEKMLKLFASALPEDRKLTGNNFNMDYFLRKERGHRIYPVPNSDAKLTYRMSLTVLSAFVDSLPRAPESVLRVDYVVTTVDKQFICEAILPEEAPIRGAIGRPATTKQVAKCSAAFETCVILHQKGYINDYLLSTFKRSAHMMRNALLAVDGKKQEAYDMQTKPTLWSSKGKQGIFYMTVLSLKSPDNLDRASQPLGLLTRSPLPDLPEFVLHFGAGRNSPTSCVPLASSITLEKNKLDQVNMFTLCLFQDVFSKAYKSDPDSMPYFLVPINCLNAIVDWKSQNPMSIIDWETVEYVQDFENKQADKPWEHKPWLGKPDDYFKDKFITDPFDGSRKLWSVGITKEYRPLDPVPPNTAPRKGARKNNSNIMEYSCSLWAKARAKRTFDEEQPVIEATYISLRRNLLDEFDGGELETSKKCFIILEPLKVSPLPTTVVAMAYLLPAIIHRVESYLIALEATDLLHLDIRPDLALEAVTKDSDNSGEHGEEQTNFQRGMGNNYERLEFLGDCFLKMGTSISLYGLNPDSDEFRYHVDRMCLICNKNLFNTALKLELYKYIRSAAFNRRAWYPEGPELLRGKTATAPNTHKLGDKSVADVCEAMIGAALLSHHESKSMDNAVRAVTEVVNSDNHNAVVWSDYYKLYEKPKWQTATATAAQIDMARQVEMKHPYHFKHPRLLRSAFIHPAYLFIYEQIPCYQRLEFLGDSLLDMACVNFLFHNHPTKDPQWLTEHKMAIVSNQFLGALCVKLGFHKHLLTLDSQVQKMIADYSSDINEALIQAKTDAKRVGKVEDDYARDYWIAVRQPPKCLPDIVEAFIGAIFVDSEYDYGEVEKFFEMHIRWYFEDMGIYDTYANKHPTTFLTNFLQKNMGCEDWAPVSKEVPGEDGRKNVVVCGVIIHNKVVSTATAESMRYARVGAARNALRKLEGMSVREFRDEYGCSCEGDVVDEEGNIEFVEREDGMEGIGMGY; encoded by the exons ATGGAAACTAATAGAAACCAACAAACAGGAAGAAAAGGCGTCACTCCTTCAGCCGAAGAGGATCTTCTATCgtttgatgatattgttacTGCCGTTCCACCTACAATCTTGTCTTCGTCTGTCGCTCCATATACTTCTCGAGATAAGATACCTTCTGCATCTGGCAACGGAGATGCTATAGCAGATGTTAGCAGTGGTTACCTCAAACAGGCTACCGTATCTTCTCATTCTGCTCAAGTCCGATCATCTTCAAACGGCAATCAAGGTGATGCCAAAAGTTCTCCCTCTCTTTCACCTGATAGTAAACTGGAATTCATCTTTGGGCCTCCTTTAAGGGAGCCAGAGAAGccattctttaataaatcttcttATTCGTTTCGAGATTCGAGTTTGTTTGCTCAACAACCCTTCACTAATTTTGGGCAAGGCCTCTCCTCATTGATTGTCAACACGGCTAAACCATTACTTGAAGCAAGCTTAGTAGATGAGTCTTTAAGATCTTCAAGTCCAGATCTTATTCAATTCACTCCTCCAAAACAGAATTTGCCcaaggaggaaagagaaaaagctAAAACCCTCCAAATTCACGCCTCGAAATCGAATTCCAGCTCGTTCGCGTTCTTATCATTGaatcctttttcttcttcaagctTACCCCGCACAACAGGAGGGTTGAGCAGAAATCgggcttcttcttctatgGAAAATTCGAGAACTCTCGATCCAAAGATACTCAAACCAGTTATCATCAATAATCACCAGGGCGAATGCTTCCAAGAGGCTTCCAGAACAGGTATACCTCAGGCTGATACTTTTGATAAATCTTCCCTTGCTAAGACTGCGGATATGGATTTGTCACCAGTTTCTCACCATGCGGATGTGCTTGCGACGACG GTCACTGCACAGCATTCTGCAATAGCCGCCCAGAACGCAGCTCAAAGCTCTAAGATGCCAGGTCCTGAAGCTTTTTTACTTGCCGAAAAGGACGAGGCAGGTTCTCCCGTTGTTATATCACTGGGTTCTGCAAACCAAATTCCTTCTGGAAACATTTCTTTGCAGCTTGATTCACCATCTCTGGAAAACCATTCTCCAAATGTGACCCCAATCAACAAAGTCCCTACACCATTCGCACTTTCTACAAGGACAACCGATGACGTTTTCGCAGAACTTAGGCGGCCTTTGCATCCCCAAGCTATTCAGAGCCAGATTGATATCAAGACTTCCTCTTGTGTTGATAGTTATAACACGAATGATGAGATTCTAGACAACAATCAAGGTTCCAATCAAAAAGATCTGCATGTTGTTGAAAAGGataaggaagaggaagaggaagaggatatGAACCAAGCCATACCCGATATCAAACGTATCTCAGcacgaaaacaaaagaacGCTGCCATATTTGACGTTTTTCTTAAGGAAGCTACCAAACTACCAAAGACAGAAAAGACTTCACATGCGAATGATGAAGCAATTCAGTCTACTAGGTGGTTGATTGACCAAGCAGAAAAACAGCATATTATAGAAAGTCCCAGGGACTATCAACTTGAATTGTTTGAGAAGGCAAAGAAACAGAACATTATAGCTGTACTTGATACAG GATCTGGCAAGACATTCATTGCAGTTCTCTTACTTCGGTGGATCATAGACCAAGAGCTTGAAGATAGAGCTATTGGCAAGCCTCATCGTGTTTCATTCTTCCTG GTTGATTCTGTGACCCTTTGCCATCAACAACACTCAGTACTCAGAAATAATCTCAATCAGCCAACAGACATGATCTGTGGGCTTATGGGAACTGACTTATCTGATCACATAAAGTGGAAGAAACGACTGGATACGAATATGGTCATTGTCTGCACTGCAGAAATTTTGCGCCAATGCCTGCACCATTCGTTTGTTACAATGGCTCAAATAAATCTGCTAATTTTCGATGAAGCCCACCATGCAAAGAAGGATCATCCTTATGCTAGgattattaaagatttttatcGCAATGACACGGAAAAGGATATCGCTCTGCCTAAAATATTTGGGATGACAGCATCACCGGTAGATGCTAGAGATAATGTCAAGAAAGCTGCGGAAGAACTTGAAGGTTTGCTACACAGTCAAATATGTACTGCAGAAGATCCCAGCTTGCTGCAGTACTCAATCAAAGGTAAACCTGAGACTCTTGCCTACTATGATCCCTTGGGCCCGAAATTCAATACTCCTCTTTATCTTCAAATGCTCCCGCTTCTAAAAGACAATCCTATCTTTCGGAAGCCATTTGTATTTGGGACAGAAGCCAGTAGAACTCTAGGATCTTGGTGTGTTGACCAGATCTGGACTTTCTgtcttcaagaagaagagtctAAGAAACTACAAGCAAGGACGGAGCAGGCGCATCATAAGAAGAGAGTCCCGGAGCCACTTGAAGTGCTAGAGAAACGCAAGGAACAACTTGAACAAGCCAAATCCATTGTCGAAAATCACACTTTCGAGCCACCACACTTTGCATCAAGATTATTGGATGATTTCACAACAAAAGTTCACTATTCGAATAATTTATCTACTAAAGTCGTTGCTCTCTTGAGTATTCTCAAAGATCGTTTCCAACGACCCACCAATGACAAGTGTATTGTATTTGTCAAAGAAAGATACACCGCACGCCTTCTAGCCTCACTTCTCTCCACACCTGAAGCTGGGACACCATTCTTGAAGGCTGCACCGCTG GTTGGTACTACGTCTGCTTCAGCCGGGGAAATGCATATCACATTTAGATCACAAACTCTTACTATGCACAACTTTCGCAATGGTAAAATCAACTGCCTTATCGCAACATCAGTTGCTGAAGAAGGTCTTGACATTCCTGACTGTAACCTCGTTGTCAGATTCGATTTGTACAATACAGTCATTCAGTACATTCAATCTAGAGGTCGTGCTAGGCATATCAATTCAAGGTACTACCATATGGTAGAGAGCCACAACGAGGAACAGATTCGTACAATCAAAGAGGTTTTGAAGCATGAGAAAATGCTAAAGCTTTTTGCTTCTGCTCTTCCAGAAGATCGAAAATTGACCGGAAACAACTTCAATATGGATTACTTCCTCAGAAAAGAACGAGGCCACAGAATTTACCCTGTCCCGAATAGTGACGCAAAACTTACTTACAGAATGAGCTTAACGGTCCTATCTGCCTTCGTTGACTCACTTCCTCGAGCCCCAGAGTCGGTTCTTCGAGTGGATTATGTCGTCACAACTGTCGATAAGCAGTTTATCTGTGAGGCCATTTTGCCAGAAGAAGCACCCATACGCGGAGCAATTGGTCGGCCAGCAACAACTAAACAAGTGGCCAAATGCTCAGCAGCCTTTGAAACTTGTGTGATTCTGCACCAGAAAGGATACATCAACGACTACCTACTTTCTACATTTAAAAGATCAGCACACATGATGAGAAATGCACTTTTGGctgtggatggaaagaagcaagaagcTTATGATATGCAGACTAAACCAACTTTATGGTCTTCGAAAGGGAAACAAGGCATATTTTATATGACTGTCTTGTCTCTCAAATCTCCAGATAATCTTGACAGAGCATCTCAGCCATTGGGCTTACTGACAAGATCACCCTTGCCTGATTTGCCAGAATTTGTTCTTCATTTCGGAGCAGGGCGAAACTCTCCAACCTCGTGCGTACCTCTCGCTTCCTCAATTACGCTCGAAAAAAACAAGCTTGACCAAGTTAATATGTTCACCCTATGTTTATTCCAAGATGTGTTCAGTAAAGCATACAAATCAGATCCGGATAGTATGCCATACTTTCTGGTTCCTATCAACTGCCTGAATGCTATTGTCGACTGGAAATCACAAAACCCAATGTCAATAATCGATTGGGAGACAGTTGAATATGTCCAAGACTTCGAGAATAAGCAAGCTGATAAGCCATGGGAGCACAAGCCATGGTTAGGAAAGCCTGACGATTATTTCAAAGACAAATTCATAACTGATCCCTTTGACGGGTCTCGAAAATTGTGGTCCGTTGGAATCACAAAAGAATACAGACCATTGGATCCAGTCCCACCAAACACGGCGCCCAGGAAGGGAGCTAGAAAGAACAATAGTAATATCATGGAGTATAGTTGTAGTCTCTGGGCAAAGGCTAGAGCAAAACGAACTTTTGATGAAGAACAGCCTGTTATTGAAGCAACCTACATTTCACTTCGGAGAAATTTgcttgatgaatttgatggagGTGAGCTCGAGACTTCAAAGAAgtgttttattattttagaaCCATTGAAGGTATCACCTCTTCCAACTACCGTGGTTGCAATGGCCTATCTTTTACCTGCAATTATTCATCGAGTTGAGTCATATCTCATTGCTCTTGAAGCAACAGACTTGTTACATCTTGATATCCGTCCTGATCTTGCGCTAGAGGCTGTTACCAAGGATTCCGACAATTCTGGAGAGCATGGTGAGGAACAGACAAACTTTCAACGTGGAATGGGCAATAATTATGAACGATTGGAATTTCTTGGGGACTGCTTCTTGAAGATGGGAACGTCAATATCTCTATACGGTCTAAATCCTGATAGTGATGAATTCCGCTACCATGTTGATCGTATGTGTCTGATTTGCAACAAAAATCTGTTCAATACGGCTTTGAAATTAGAGCTTTACAAATACATTCGGTCGGCAGCCTTCAACCGACGAGCTTGGTATCCCGAAGGCCCCGAATTATTAAGAGGAAAGACAGCCACGGCACCAAATACCCACAAGCTCGGCGATAAGTCAGTTGCAGATGTTTGTGAAGCAATGATTGGAGCTGCTTTACTAAGCCACCACGAAAGCAAGTCCATGGATAATGCGGTTCGCGCCGTTACTGAAGTTGTCAATAGTGACAACCACAATGCTGTTGTATGGTCTGATTATTACAAATTGTATGAGAAACCAAAATGGCAAACTGCTACAGCTACAGCTGCACAAATAGATATGGCAAGACAAGTTGAAATGAAACATCCATATCATTTCAAACACCCACGCCTGTTAAGATCAGCTTTCATCCATCCGGCATACTTGTTCATCTATGAACAAATTCCTTGTTATCAACGTCTCGAATTTTTGGGTGATTCGCTACTCGATATGGCATGTGTCAACTTCCTTTTTCACAACCACCCAACAAAAGATCCTCAGTGGCTCACTGAGCACAAGATGGCTATAGTATCCAATCAGTTTCTTGGAGCTCTTTGTGTCAAATTAGGCTTCCACAAACATCTACTGACACTCGATTCTCAAGTTCAAAAAATGATTGCAGATTACTCCTCAGATATCAATGAAGCTCTCATTCAAGCCAAAACGGACGCAAAGAGAGTCGGCAAAGTAGAAGATGATTACGCTCGTGATTATTGGATTGCCGTCCGTCAACCTCCTAAATGTCTTCCCGATATTGTAGAAGCATTCATTGGTGCCATTTTTGTCGACTCTGAGTATGACTACGGTGAAGTTGAGAAGTTCTTTGAAATGCATATCAGATGGTACTTTGAGGATATGGGCATCTACGATACCTATGCTAACAAGCACCCAACCACTTTCCTTACTAATTTCTTGCAAAAGAACATGGGATGTGAGGACTGGGCACCAGTTAGTAAGGAAGTACCTGGAGAGGATGGTAGAAAGAATGTTGTAGTTTGCGGGGTCATCATACACAATAAGGTGGTATCAACTGCCACTGCCGAAAGTATGAGATATGCTAGGGTCGGAGCAGCGAGGAATGCCTTGAGAAAATTGGAGGGAATGAGTGTCCGAGAATTCAGGGATGAATACGGGTGCTCATGTGAaggtgatgttgttgatgaagagggcaatattgaatttgttgaacGTGAAGACGGGATGGAGGGGATCGGTATGGGATATTGA
- the Bcpex12 gene encoding Bcpex12, giving the protein MSLEPPLDPYKPSLFELLSSTQLSSLLPPSLHYLLTVATHRHPRHLLPILNSFHELHALLFLAIEHHYLTTYSSSFVENFYSLKRERALPPAIGSLRLTAEGANASLREATKLTTKDVWKNLAVLVGIPYLKRRLDESAEINAPRALLGANYTRMPPNPTLRQRFLHYYRWFLTNVYPSVNAAYYFSILAFNLRYLFSNSKSGSGVYSDPFLWLIGTRIRRLSQADFQAFEALANAPSSTTPGGNLGIRSLLDPRLAMGRLGAGLKLLLPTSIFALKFLEWWHASDFARQLSRKATEGLELPPPIISYTPSATTPSKPASSSKPETASPTSPEDKSSEEPTNPPISTLTHLPIYVIPAPSSSSTESLENCPICLQEITTPTACQTGYVYCYTCIHRWIEGVHELQETFMKGGAEVVASGEKEDGDGKEKKEEYRETREGKWESGAGRCAVSGRRVLGGVGGLRRVLV; this is encoded by the coding sequence ATGTCTTTAGAACCACCCCTCGACCCTTACAAACCCTCCTTATTCGAACTCCTGTCCTCAACTCAACTATCATCTCTACTCCCTCCATCGCTGCACTACCTCCTAACTGTCGCCACTCATCGGCATCCACGCCATCTCCTTCCAATCCTCAATTCTTTCCACGAACTCCACGCCCTTCTTTTCCTAGCAATCGAACACCACTACCTGACAACctattcctcttccttcgTCGAGAACTTCTATTCTCTAAAACGTGAACGAGCCTTACCCCCCGCTATAGGGTCCTTAAGATTGACTGCCGAAGGCGCCAACGCCAGTCTACGAGAAGCAACAAAACTTACAACCAAAGATGTATGGAAAAATCTCGCTGTCTTGGTCGGGATCCCCTATCTCAAACGCCGCCTCGATGAATCTGCAGAGATAAACGCCCCCCGCGCTCTCCTCGGCGCAAACTATACTCGAATGCCACCAAATCCTACACTCCGCCAACGATTCCTCCATTACTATCGTTGGTTTCTTACTAATGTATATCCCAGCGTCAACGCTGCGTATTATTTCAGCATCTTGGCCTTCAACCTACGCTACCTGTTTTCCAACTCAAAATCCGGTTCGGGAGTTTATTCCGACCCTTTCCTCTGGCTGATAGGTACCCGCATACGACGGTTAAGTCAAGCAGATTTCCAAGCATTTGAAGCCCTTGCAAATGCCCCTTCATCTACGACACCAGGAGGTAACCTGGGAATAAGAAGCTTATTGGATCCAAGATTGGCCATGGGAAGATTAGGGGCTGGATTGAAGCTATTGCTGCCAACGAGTATTTTTGCGCTCAAGTTTTTGGAATGGTGGCATGCGAGTGATTTTGCGAGACAATTGTCGAGGAAGGCGACGGAGGGGTTGGAGCTACCACCGCCTATAATTTCGTATACACCTTCTGCTACTACTCCCTCCAAGCCAGCATCCTCATCAAAGCCGGAAACCGcatctccaacttccccAGAAGATAAATCCTCAGAAGAGCCCACCAATCCACCCATCTCGACTCTCACCCACCTCCCAATCTACGTTATTCCTGCACCTTCTTCCTCAAGCACCGAATCTCTAGAGAACTGTCCGATTTGCTTACAAGAAATCACGACCCCGACAGCTTGTCAGACCGGTTACGTATACTGTTATACTTGTATCCATCGCTGGATCGAGGGAGTGCATGAGCTACAAGAGACATTTATGAAAGGGGGCGCAGAGGTTGTAGCGAGCGGCGAGAAAGAAGACggagatggaaaagagaaaaaggaagaatacAGGGAAAcaagagaaggaaaatggGAAAGCGGCGCCGGCAGATGTGCGGTTAGTGGAAGGAGGGTATTAGGCGGTGTTGGGGGATTGAGGAGAGTTTTGGTTTAA